In a single window of the Montipora capricornis isolate CH-2021 chromosome 11, ASM3666992v2, whole genome shotgun sequence genome:
- the LOC138025007 gene encoding phosphatidylinositol N-acetylglucosaminyltransferase subunit Q-like translates to MATTISKKRLRLFFPRHCLSERSGLIIGWRVDKGNISVVVTVTCLSNNWLTFCERFPQLSKENGLDSLSVLGVWINENHDESFSISDMLASAKEFSLSLTDEMVFARLQRNTFVPQLYFLGDDRKPDSCVIVLYKQPTHSRPLKMKTASANTHDFWRQLQCSETKHSTEISKVLILLNRSHSDEGRILSAIKSKAPLKSVNSIDFIFIFVSKLLKNIWCLSCFWDSERVAVLKDMVKFLSYQSVGILQLWTRFSQMKALCKCLAQPTRNDKKDLSQTGYSTQRAEKSNAKYGQSVFPLVWFVNIASVMLIDIIFGILIVSWIFQKGYNMHATDFVMEKTNTVAGLLSALLDWLKDNPAGLKLNKHFAEYMSKFFSYHIYLWQIYLSCIEPYLQIITSIIIMSGCFGITFLLSMGSEVLSVITLHIYCFYVYAARLYNFQLKKLIALFRLFTGRRWNVEKNQVDSVPFKADRLFLGTLLFTILLFLLPTTAMYYAVFTVLRLMVLLGKGVINCAVNVINNLPVFPLCLAWVKPDLLPGGLTIELVDSTNVPGEDLHLLHGLFRRTASPIPSVCLSLHNQPIPFAELFCYNFMDDFRENSSSTESWLTLIGKLAMGELIYPWVKRRNSK, encoded by the exons ATGGCAACCACCATCTCCAAGAAAAGGTTGAGACTATTTTTTCCCCGCCATTGCCTTTCGGAAAGAAGTGGCTTGATCATAGGATGGCGGGTAGACAAGGGGAACATCTCTGTCGTCGTGACTGTTACTTGTTTATCAAATAACTGGCTAACATTTTGCGAAAGATTTCCCCAACTGAGCAAGGAAAATGGTTTAGATTCCCTGTCTGTTCTTGGAGTCTGGATAAACGAAAATCACGATGAGTCTTTTTCGATTTCAGATATGTTGGCCTCAGCAAAAGAATTTTCACTTTCACTAACTGATGAAATGGTGTTCGCTCGCCTACAACGGAACACCTTCGTACCTCAATTATACTTTCTGGGGGATGACCGGAAACCGGATAGCTGCGTGATAGTTTTATACAAACAACCAACACACAGTAGGCCTTTAAAAATGAAGACAGCAAGCGCAAATACTCATGATTTTTGGAGGCAGTTACAGTGTTCAGAAACGAAGCATTCCACAGAAATATCCAAAGTTCTCATCCTTTTGAATAGATCACACAGCGACGAGGGTAGAATCTTATCTGCAATAAAAAGCAAAGCCCCTTTGAAATCGGTGAACAGTATTGATTTCATCTTCATCTTTGTGTCCAAGTTGCTAAAGAATATTTGGTGTCTGTCTTGTTTTTGGGATTCTGAAAGGGTCGCAGTCTTGAAAGACATGGTCAAATTTTTATCTTATCAGTCTGTTGGTATTTTGCAATTGTGGACCCGTTTCAGTCAAATGAAGGCACTGTGCAAGTGTTTAGCTCAGCCAACACGGAATGATAAAAAGGACTTATCACAGACAGGATATTCCACCCAAAGAGCTGAGAAGAGCAATGCTAAGTATGGTCaaagtgtttttccattggtatGGTTTGTCAATATAGCCAGCGTAATGTTGATTGACATCATCTTTGGAATTCTGATTGTGTCATGGATCTTTCAAAAAGGTTACAACATGCATGCTACTGATTTTGTGATGGAGAAAACAAACACTGTAGCAGGACTTTTAAGTGCCTTGTTGGATTGGTTGAAAGATAATCCAGCTGGTTTGAAACTCAACAAACATTTTGCCGAGTACATGAGCAAATTCTTTTCGTACCACATCTACCTGTGGCAGATTTATCTGAGTTGTATTGAACCTTATCTACAAATTATTACAAGTATAATCATTATGTCTGGGTGTTTTGGGATAACATTTCTGTTATCAATGGGCTCCGAAGTGCTGTCCGTGATAACCTTGCATATTTACTGCTTTTATGTCTATGCTGCAAGGCTGTATAATTTCCAGCTTAAGAAGTTGATTGCTTTGTTCAGACTGTTCACAG GTAGAAGATGGAATGTTGAGAAGAATCAAGTTGATAGTGTTCCTTTCAAGGCTGACAGACTGTTCTTAGGCACTCTTTTGTTTACCATCCTGTTGTTCCTGTTGCCAACCACTGCAATGTACTATGCTGTGTTTACTGTACTGCGGCTTATGGTGCTGCTTGGTAAAGGGGTCATCAATTGTGCTGTGAATGTTATCAACAATCTTCCAGTTTTTCCATTGTGTTTGGCATGGGTAAAACCAGACTTACTTCCAG GAGGTTTAACAATTGAACTGGTGGACTCAACTAATGTTCCAGGAGAAGACCTGCACCTGCTACATGGTTTATTCAGGAGAACAGCCAGTCCCATACCATCTGTGTGTCTTTCCCTTCATAACCAGCCTATTCCTTTTGCAGAGTTGTTTTGTTACAACTTTATGGATGATTTCCGtgaaaattcatcttccacAGAAAGCTGGCTTACATTGATTGGCAAATTAGCCATGGGAGAATTGATTTATCCATGGGTGAAACGAAGAAATTCCAAATAA